In the Populus trichocarpa isolate Nisqually-1 chromosome 1, P.trichocarpa_v4.1, whole genome shotgun sequence genome, one interval contains:
- the LOC18094678 gene encoding uncharacterized protein LOC18094678 — protein MWWRSASFILDKQQNDAVPKLRNPPDTLTPPSPPPLSMPDTLQNPNPQNNISAYYQTRAAHHAVVTSDWLAQAQAAVGSDLDGAPETGVPTVAGKPFSVIDEFNSWRKQPDLAEAVAAIRALAAVIRNCQATTMMELEIELKKASDSLKLWDTTSISLTAGCDLFMRYVTRTSALEYEDFNSAKSRLIERAEKFGEISCKARRIIAMLSQDFIFDGCTILVHGFSRVVLEVLKTAAQSKKLFRVFCTEGRPDRTGLRLSNELAKLDVPVKLLIDSAVAYTMDEVDMVLVGADGVVESGGIINMMGTYQIALVAHSMNKPVYVAAESYKFARLYPLDQKDMGPALRPIDFGVPIPSKVEVETSAWDYTPPQYLTLLFTDLGVLTPSVVSDELIQLYL, from the exons ATGTGGTGGAGATCGGCGTCTTTCATTCTCGACAAACAACAGAACGACGCCGTTCCCAAACTACGCAACCCGCCCGACACTCTCACTCCCCCATCTCCACCGCCTCTCTCCATGCCCGACACTCTCCAAAACCCTAACCCTCAAAACAACATCTCCGCGTATTACCAGACACGCGCCGCCCACCACGCTGTCGTCACCAGCGACTGGCTCGCCCAGGCCCAGGCAGCCGTCGGCAGTGACCTGGACGGCGCGCCGGAGACCGGTGTCCCCACAGTCGCTGGAAAGCCGTTTAGTGTGATCGATGAGTTTAATAGCTGGAGGAAGCAGCCTGACTTGGCGGAGGCTGTGGCAGCGATTAGGGCGCTTGCGGCCGTTATTAGGAACTGTCAGGCTACTACTATGATGGAGCTTGAAATTGAGCTTAAAAAGGCCTCTGATTCGCTTAAA TTGTGGGACACAACCTCCATATCTTTGACAGCAGGTTGCGATCTGTTCATGCGGTATGTAACCAGAACTTCTGCTTTAGAATACGAGGACTTTAATTCAGCTAAATCTCGGTTGATTGAACGTGCAGAGAAGTTTGGAGAGATATCTTGCAAG GCGCGCAGGATCATTGCCATGCTTAGTCAAGATTTTATCTTTGATGGTTGCACTATTTTGGTGCATGGTTTCTCCAGAGTTGTGTTGGAAGTTCTGAAAACAGCGGCTCAAAGTAAAAAACTGTTTAGAGTTTTCTGCACAG AGGGAAGGCCTGATAGGACAGGCTTACGGTTGTCCAATGAGCTGGCCAAGCTTGATGTTCCTGTGAAACTCCTTATAGACTCTGCTGTGGCATATACTATGGATGAGGTAGACATGGTGCTTGTTGGAGCAGATGGAGTGGTTGAAAGTGGAGGAATAATAAACATGATGGGAACATACCAGATTGCATTGGTAGCCCACAGCATGAATAAGCCTGTTTACGTGGCTGCTGAAAGCTACAAG TTTGCTCGTCTCTATCCATTGGACCAGAAAGACATGGGTCCTGCTTTACGCCCTATTGATTTCGGGGTTCCTATTCCATCGAAGGTTGAGGTTGAAACATCGGCTTGGGATTATACTCCTCCTCAGTATCTTACTTTGCTCTTCACTGATCTTGGTGTATTGACTCCATCTGTAGTCAGTGATGAGCTCATTCAGCTATACTTGTAG
- the LOC18094675 gene encoding uncharacterized protein LOC18094675, translating to MAVACLSSPHILVQKSGPVIKPASRILMLQRNRSHVPLKKAPTLPVRSSLQAKLVFENRAEGIVCYRDESGEIICEGFDEGPRFHQQLQCSSYHPRDAEIINLLQQRLLQIVNGGEFNNTENGVIVVQEDCNRNGFNKFY from the exons ATGGCTGTAGCATGCTTGTCTTCTCCTCACATCCTGGTTCAAAAATCCGGACCTGTTATAAAACCTGCAAGCAGGATTTTGATGCTTCAACGGAATAGGAGTCATGTTCCACTCAAGAAAGCACCTACTCTTCCAGTCAGATCCTCATTACAAGCCAAG CTGGTTTTCGAGAATCGAGCCGAGGGCATAGTTTGTTATAGAGATGAAAGCGGGGAGATAATCTGTGAAGGATTCGATGAAGGCCCTCGATTTCACCAACAGCTTCAATGTTCATCATACCATCCAAG GGATGCTGAGATCATcaatcttcttcaacaaagatTGCTTCAGATTGTCAATGGCGGTGAGTTTAACAACACTGAAAATGGTGTTATTGTTGTGCAAGAGGACTGCAACCGGAATGGCTTTAACAAATTCTACTGA
- the LOC18094677 gene encoding 1-phosphatidylinositol-3-phosphate 5-kinase FAB1B, which yields MKPSGKTFSELICLLKSWIPWRSEPASVSRDFWMPDQSCRVCYECDSQFTIFNRRHHCRLCGRVFCAKCTTNSVPVPSSDPRTVQEDLEKIRVCNYCSKQWQQGLATFDNGIQIPSLDLSSSPSAASFISTRSCGTANSSSITGGSLPYMVRPNRQAQHSSRLSPPQATEMETSSDKQGEVESARCKDPVADIEYRSPDGYAFSVNSARSDDDDDEYGAYRSDSETRHSPQVNDYYHQVEFDDMSNDGGSHKAHLDGETIEPKSSSSSPIRHSFGPQNLEGMPQLRKMDEREMDDECEVPSSMYTGEDGNTEPVDFENSGVLWLPPEPEDEEDEREVGLFEDDDDDRDAAGEWGYLRASGSFRSGEFHNRDRTSEEHKKVMKNVVDGHFRALVSQLLQVENVPVGDENDKESWLEIITSLSWEAATLLKPDMSKGGGMDPGGYVKVKCIASGRCCESMVVKGVVCKKNVAHRRMTSKIEKPRLLILGGALEYQRVSKQLSSFDTLLQQEMDHLKMAVAKIDAHNPDVLLVENSVSRHAQEYLLAKDISLVLNIKKPLLERIARCTGAQIVPSIDHLSSPKLGYCEKFHVERFLEDLGTAGHGGKKLVKTLMYFEGCPKPLGFTILLRGANGDELKKVKHVVQYGVFAAYHLALETSFLADEGASLPELPLNTPITVALPDKPSSIERSISTVPGFTIAANEKPQGLQSSNEPQRSYSAPTASLVSTIIGSSVDNVPAADCPSSQSSESTSSRFNSTEFLSAVPYTEKAVSGSYHTFVEKTKMDSGASLVAEIAAADHLTASGFGSSDGVAMNSSLNDFNEIITTQPHSSEVSSAQQDSRRNLEEPEPLKEEFPPSPSDHLSILVSLSSRCVWKGTVCERSHLFRIKYYGSFDKPLGRFLRDHLFDQSYSCRSCEMPSEAHVHCYTHRQGTLTISVKKLPEILLPGERDGKIWMWHRCLRCPRINGFPPATRRVVMSDAAWGLSFGKFLELSFSNHAAASRVASCGHSLHRDCLRFYGFGQMVACFRYASINVLSVYLPPSRVDFSFENQEWMQKETDEVVNRAELLLSEVLNALSQISEKRCKIEQLNSGMKLPELRRQIAELELMLQKEMAEFEESLHKVLSREVKNGQPVIDILEINRLRRQLLFQSYMWDNRLIYAASLDNSFHDDSNSSTSGYEEKLLEPDNSDRLVEENMGHRPGNGFSSCDFPSVEAKLLKGSDQQGGFGSNTNLSDKVDQEMDVCLGPGHGKEGHANLCTTMSAHDLSDIKESGGNFFRTLSDGQVPIMANLSDTLDAAWTGENHPGVGTLKDDNNRLSDSAMEESSTTAVGLEGVDLEGRAKDQDGSKVCYSPSPALSAKDPDNMEDYMSWLRMPFLNFYRSLNKNFLTSSEKLGTLGEYNPVYVSSFRSLELQGGARLLLPVGVNDTVIPVYDDEPTSLISYALASPEYHAQLTDEGERIKDTGESSSFSSLSESFHSLEEVSLDLYKSFGSTDESILSMSGSRSSLILDPLSYTKAMHVKVSFGDDSPDGKARYSVTCYYAKRFETLRRICCPSELDFVRSLSRCKKWGAQGGKSNVFFAKTLDDRFIIKQVTKTELESFIKFAPAYFKYLSESISSRSPTCLAKILGIYQVTSKNLKGGKETKMDVLVMENLLYRRKVTRLYDLKGSSRSRYNPDSSGSNKVLLDQNLIEAMPTSPIFVGNKSKRLLERAVWNDTSFLASIDVMDYSLLVGVDEEKHELALGIIDFMRQYTWDKHLETWVKASGILGGPKNESPTVISPKQYKKRFRKAMTTYFLMVPDQWSPPSIIPSKSQSDLGEENTQGAASVD from the exons ATGAAACCTTCCGGCAAGACGTTTTCTGAGCTAATTTGCCTTTTGAAATCCTGGATCCCTTGGCGCTCTGAGCCAGCTAGCGTGTCAAGGGATTTTTGGATGCCCGATCAGAGTTGTAGGGTATGCTACGAGTGTGATTCtcaatttacaatatttaaccGCAGACATCATTGTCGACTTTGTGGCCGAGTTTTCTGTGCCAAGTGTACAACCAACTCAGTTCCTGTTCCATCAAGTGATCCGAGGACTGTTCAGGAAGACTTGGAGAAGATTCGGGTATGTAATTATTGTTCCAAGCAATGGCAGCAAGGTTTAGCTACTTTTGATAATGGAATACAGATTCCCAGCCTAGATCTTAGTAGTTCACCTTCTGCAGCAAGTTTTATCAGCACTAGATCTTGTGGCACAGCTAACAGTAGTAGCATAACCGGTGGTTCATTGCCATACATGGTTCGGCCTAATCGGCAAGCTCAGCATAGTTCACGTCTCAGCCCTCCTCAAGCAACAGAAATGGAGACCAGTTCTGATAAGCAAGGGGAAGTGGAATCGGCTAGGTGCAAAGACCCTGTTGCTGACATAGAATATAGATCTCCAGACGGATATGCATTTTCGGTGAACAG TGCCAGAagtgatgacgacgacgacgagtATGGTGCATATCGATCTGATTCTGAAACGAGGCATTCTCCTCAAGTCAATGATTACTATCATCAAGTTGAGTTTGATGACATGAGTAATGACGGTGGATCTCACAAGGCTCATCTTGATGGAGAAACTATTGAACCAAAAAGTTCAAGCAGTTCTCCAATAAGGCACAGTTTTGGTCCACAGAATTTGGAAGGAATGCCACAGCTAAGGAAAATGGATGAACGAGAGATGGATGATGAATGTGAAGTACCGTCCTCTATGTATACTGGAGAAGATGGTAACACTGAACCTGTGGATTTTGAGAACAGTGGAGTGCTTTGGCTCCCCCCCGAGCcggaagatgaagaagatgagagGGAAGTTGGTttatttgaagatgatgatgacgatAGGGATGCTGCAGGAGAGTGGGGATATTTACGGGCATCTGGAAGTTTCAGAAGTGGAGAATTTCATAACAGGGATAGGACAAGCGAGGAGCACAAGAAGGTCATGAAGAATGTGGTTGATGGGCATTTTAGGGCTTTGGTATCTCAGCTATTACAGGTTGAGAATGTTCCTGTGGGAGATGAAAATGATAAAGAGAGCTGGTTGGAGATCATCACATCTTTGTCATGGGAGGCTGCTACTTTATTAAAGCCAGATATGAGCAAAGGTGGAGGAATGGATCCTGGTGGATATGTGAAAGTAAAATGCATTGCTTCTGGACGCTGCTGTGAGAG TATGGTGGTCAAAGGTGTTGTTTGTAAGAAAAATGTTGCTCATCGTCGAATGACTTCAAAAATAGAGAAACCTCGATTATTGATCCTTGGAGGGGCTCTTGAGTACCAGCGAGTTTCTAAGCAGCTGTCAAGTTTTGATACTCTATTACAGCAG GAAATGGACCATTTGAAGATGGCAGTGGCAAAGATAGATGCACACAACCCTGATGTCCTTTTAGTGGAGAATTCAGTTTCAAGACATGCACAGGAATACCTTCTTGCTAAAGACATATCTCTTGTTCTGAATATCAAGAAGCCACTTTTAGAACGTATAGCTCGCTGCACAGGTGCTCAAATAGTCCCTTCAATTGATCATTTATCTTCCCCAAAGTTGGGGTACTGTGAAAAGTTCCATGTGGAGAGGTTTTTGGAAGATCTTGGTACTGCTGGGCATGGTGGGAAAAAACTGGTGAAGacattaatgtattttgaaGGCTGCCCAAAGCCATTGGGTTTTACT ATTTTACTTAGAGGTGCTAATGGGGATGAGTTGAAGAAAGTGAAACACGTGGTCCAATATGGTGTTTTTGCAGCATATCACTTGGCTTTGGAGACATCTTTTCTTGCTGATGAAGGAGCATCTCTGCCAGAACTCCCGTTGAACACTCCAATAACCGTTGCACTTCCAGATAAACCATCAAGCATTGAGAGATCAATATCAACTGTACCTGGTTTCACTATTGCTGCCAATGAAAAACCTCAAGGACTGCAATCTAGCAATGAACCACAAAGATCCTATAGCGCCCCTACTGCAAGTCTGGTCTCAACCATCATTGGTTCTTCTGTTGACAATGTACCTGCGGCAGATTGTCCCAGCTCTCAATCCTCAGAATCCACTTCATCTCGCTTCAATTCAACTGAATTTCTTTCTGCCGTTCCTTATACTGAGAAAGCTGTATCAGGTTCTTACCACACATTTGTGGAAAAAACCAAAATGGATTCTGGAGCTTCTCTGGTTGCTGAAATTGCTGCGGCTGATCATCTTACTGCTAGTGGCTTTGGGTCTTCAGATGGTGTTGCAATGAACTCTTCCCTGAACGATTTCAATGAAATCATCACAACTCAGCCACACAGTTCAGAGGTATCATCTGCTCAACAAGATTCTAGAAGGAATCTTGAGGAGCCAGAACCTTTAAAAGAAGAGTTTCCTCCATCACCTTCAGATCATCTGAGCATTTTGGTTTCCTTGTCTTCCCGGTGTGTGTGGAAGGGGACAGTCTGTGAGAGGTCCCATCTCTTCCGCATTAAATACTATGGAAGCTTTGACAAACCTTTGGGTCGGTTTTTGCGAGACCATTTATTTGATCAG AGTTACAGCTGCCGTTCTTGTGAGATGCCATCAGAAGCACATGTTCATTGTTATACTCACAGGCAAGGAACCCTTACTATATCTGTTAAGAAGCTACCTGAAATACTGTTACCAGGTGAACGGGATGGGAAAATTTGGATGTGGCACAGATGTCTGAGGTGTCCACGTATCAATGGTTTTCCTCCAGCTACTCGGAGAGTAGTAATGTCAGATGCTGCTTGGGGTTTATCTTTTGGGAAATTTTTGGAGCTTAGTTTTTCAAATCATGCAGCTGCAAGCAGGGTGGCAAGCTGTGGTCATTCTCTTCACAGGGATTGTCTTCGTTTCTATGG TTTCGGGCAAATGGTTGCCTGCTTTCGATATGCGTCAATTAATGTTCTCTCTGTATACCTTCCTCCCTCGAGAGTTGATTTCAGCTTTGAGAATCAAGAGTGGATGCAGAAAGAAACAGATGAG GTGGTCAATCGGGCAGAACTTCTACTTTCTGAAGTACTCAATGCTCTTAGTCAAATCTCAGAGAAACGATGTAAGATTGAGCAACTTAACAGTGGCATGAAACTACCTGAATTGAGACGCCAGATAGCAGAACTTGAATTGATGTTGCAAAAGGAGATGGCGGAATTTGAG GAGTCGCTCCACAAAGTCTTGAGCAGGGAAGTGAAAAACGGGCAACCTGTTATTGACATTCTTGAGATCAACAGACTGCGGAGGCAGTTACTCTTCCAGTCTTACATGTGGGACAACCGTCTGATTTATGCAGCCAGTTTAGATAACAGCTTCCATGATGATTCAAACAGCTCAACTTCAGGATATGAGGAGAAACTGCTGGAGCCAGATAATAGTGATAGGCTCGTTGAGGAAAACATGGGACACAGGCCAGGAAATGGTTTCAGTAGCTGTGACTTTCCTTCTGTTGAGGCCAAGCTGCTTAAAGGCTCTGACCAGCAAGGAGGCTTTGGTAGCAACACAAACCTATCTGACAAGGTTGATCAAGAAATGGATGTGTGTCTAGGCCCTGGTCATGGAAAAGAAGGCCATGCTAATCTTTGCACTACCATGTCTGCCCATGATCTATCTGACATTAAGGAATCTGGTGGAAATTTTTTTAGGACCCTTTCTGATGGACAGGTTCCTATTATGGCAAATCTATCGGATACCCTTGATGCTGCATGGACTGGTGAGAATCACCCTGGAGTTGGGACACTAAAGGACGATAACAATAGGCTTTCTGATTCAGCTATGGAAGAATCTTCAACCACTGCTGTGGGATTGGAGGGGGTAGATTTGGAGGGCCGTGCCAAAGACCAAGATGGATCCAAAGTGTGCTATTCTCCTTCACCTGCGTTGTCTGCCAAGGACCCTGATAACATGGAAGATTATATGAGCTGGCTAAGAATGCCATTTTTGAATTTCTATCGTTCATTGAACAAGAATTTTCTAACAAGCTCTGAGAAGCTTGGTACTCTGGGTGAGTATAACCCTGTCTATGTTTCATCCTTCAGGAGTTTGGAACTCCAAGGTGGGGCTAGGCTACTTCTGCCTGTGGGTGTGAACGACACGGTCATTCCTGTGTATGATGATGAACCCACGAGTCTGATATCTTATGCTTTAGCATCACCAGAATATCATGCCCAACTAACTGATGAGGGGGAAAGAATAAAAGACACTGGAGAATCCAGTTCTTTCTCAAGTTTATCTGAATCATTCCACTCTCTCGAAGAAGTAAGCCTTGATTTGTATAAAAGTTTTGGATCTACAGATGAGAGCATCTTATCCATGTCTGGATCACGTAGCTCTTTGATTTTGGACCCACTCTCCTACACAAAGGCTATGCATGTCAAAGTTTCTTTTGGAGATGACAGCCCAGATGGTAAGGCAAGATATTCTGTGACTTGTTACTATGCTAAGCGGTTTGAAACCTTGAGGAGGATATGCTGCCCATCTGAACTTGATTTTGTAAGGTCTCTTAGTCGTTGTAAGAAGTGGGGAGCTCAAGGTGGCAAGAGCAATGTCTTCTTTGCAAAAACCTTGGATGATCGTTTTATCATCAAACAAGTCACAAAAACAGAATTGGAGTCGTTTATAAAATTTGCCCCTGCTTACTTCAAGTACCTCTCTGAATCAATTAGCTCAAGAAGTCCAACATGCCTGGCAAAGATTTTGGGAATTTACCAG GTTACATCGAAGAATCTGAAAGGTGGGAAAGAAACGAAGATGGATGTTCTAGTTATGGAGAACCTTCTATATAGGAGGAAAGTGACCCGCCTTTATGATCTTAAAGGATCTTCCAGGTCACGGTATAATCCTGATTCTAGTGGGAGCAACAAGGTTCTGCTGGATCAGAACTTGATTGAAGCAATGCCAACCTCTCCCATTTTTGTGGGAAACAAGTCAAAGCGGCTGCTGGAGAGAGCTGTTTGGAATGATACTTCTTTTCTTGCA TCTATTGATGTAATGGATTACTCATTATTGGTTGGGGTTGATGAGGAGAAGCATGAGTTGGCTCTTGGGATAATTGATTTCATGAGGCAGTATACATGGGACAAACATTTGGAAACATGGGTTAAGGCTTCAGGCATACTTGGTGGGCCAAAGAATGAATCTCCAACTGTTATTTCTCCGAAGCAATATAAGAAAAGGTTTAGGAAAGCGATGACTACCTATTTTCTGATGGTCCCAGATCAATGGTCCCCTCCCTCTATCATTCCAAGTAAATCCCAGTCTGATTTGGGCGAAGAGAATACACAAGGTGCGGCTTCAGTTGACTGA
- the LOC18094679 gene encoding FCS-Like Zinc finger 17: MLAKLKIAFKMEGCFNEEAMAKSTCASSRKGLVVAGLQSLLLEGDSNVVTKSALKTQRLRVQATTIEYCYLISCNLCNKMLSPDKDIYMYRGDQGFCSTECRNRQIVLDEMRELEASTKERLKSYKHCSTAAGRHETRRVLEDLRRRHKPLPRQNHWTIAS, from the exons ATGCTAGCAAAACTCAAGATTGCCTTCAAAATGGAAGGATGTTTCAATGAGGAAGCCATGGCTAAATCCACATGTGCAAGCTCGAGGAAGGGCTTAGTGGTTGCTGGGTTGCAAAGCCTTTTACTAGAAGGAGATTCTAATGTTGTCACAAAATCTGCTCTGAAAACACAGCGTCTTCGAGTCCAGGCTACCACCATTGAATATTGCTACCTCATATCGTGTAACTTGTGTAACAAGATGTTGAGCCCAGACAAAGATATCTACATGTACAG GGGTGATCAAGGCTTTTGTAGCACAGAGTGCAGAAATAGGCAGATAGTTTTGGATGAAATGAGAGAACTAGAAGCATCCACCAAGGAAAGACTAAAATCTTATAAGCACTGTAGTACTGCTGCCGGCCGGCATGAGACTCGCCGAGTCCTAGAAGACCTCCGCCGGCGTCATAAACCACTTCCTCGTCAAAACCACTGGACAATAGCCTCCTAG
- the LOC18094681 gene encoding subtilisin-like protease SBT1.5, translating into MLSLLSFLSLLAIATSSSTNEQPRTFIVQVQHDSKPLIFPTHQQWYTSSLSSISPGTTPLLLHTYDTVFHGFSAKLSLTEALKLQTLPHIIAVIPERVRHVHTTRSPQFLGLKTTDGAGLLKESDFGSDLVIGVIDTGIWPERQSFNDRDLGPVPSRWKGVCASGKDFASSSCNRKLIGARYFCNGYEATNGKMNETTEYRSPRDSDGHGTHTASIAAGRYVFPASTFGYARGVAAGMAPKARLAAYKVCWNAGCYDSDILAAFDAAVSDGVDVISLSVGGVVVPYYLDAIAIGSFGAVDRGVFVSASAGNGGPGGLTVTNVAPWVTTVGAGTIDRDFPADVKLGNGKVISGVSLYGGPGLAPGKMYPVVYAGSSGGGDEYSSSLCIEGSLDPKLVEGKIVVCDRGINSRAAKGEVVKKSGGVGMILANGVFDGEGLVADCHVLPATAVGASGGDEIRRYMSAASKSKSSPPTATIVFRGTRVNVRPAPVVASFSARGPNPESPEILKPDVIAPGLNILAAWPDKVGPSGIPSDQRKIEFNILSGTSMACPHVSGLAALLKAAHPEWSSAAIRSALMTTAYTVDNRGEEMIDESTGNVSTVLDFGAGHVHPQKAMNPGLIYDISSFDYMDFLCNSNYTLTNIQVVTRRNADCSGAKRAGHAGNLNYPSLTVVFQQYGKHQMSTHFIRTVTNVGDPNSVYKVTIRPPSGTSVTVQPEKLVFRRVGQKLNFLVRVETTAVKLAPGASSMKSGSIIWADGKHTVTSPVVVTMQQPL; encoded by the coding sequence AtgctctctctcctctcctttctttctctcctcgCCATTGCAACTTCTTCTTCAACTAATGAGCAACCAAGAACCTTCATTGTCCAAGTCCAGCATGACTCAAAACCCTTAATTTTCCCCACCCACCAGCAATGGTACacttcctctctctcctccatcTCCCCTGGAACCACTCCCCTTTTACTCCACACTTACGACACCGTTTTCCATGGCTTCTCTGCCAAACTTTCCCTTACTGAAGCTCTCAAGCTCCAGACTCTCCCTCATATCATTGCTGTCATCCCTGAACGGGTGCGTCACGTGCACACCACGCGCTCCCCTCAATTCCTCGGCTTGAAAACAACCGACGGAGCTGGTTTGCTCAAAGAGTCGGATTTTGGGTCCGATCTTGTGATCGGAGTTATCGACACGGGTATTTGGCCTGAACGGCAGAGCTTCAATGACCGGGATTTGGGTCCTGTCCCCTCAAGATGGAAAGGGGTTTGTGCTAGTGGCAAAGACTTCGCTTCAAGTTCTTGTAATAGAAAGTTAATAGGAGCTCGCTACTTCTGCAATGGATACGAGGCAACAAACGGCAAAATGAATGAAACGACCGAGTACCGGTCGCCACGTGACTCTGATGGCCACGGCACTCACACTGCTTCCATTGCAGCTGGAAGGTACGTGTTTCCGGCATCAACATTTGGGTATGCACGTGGGGTTGCTGCAGGAATGGCACCAAAAGCTAGACTTGCTGCTTATAAGGTTTGTTGGAATGCCGGTTGTTATGATTCTGACATTTTAGCTGCATTTGATGCTGCTGTTTCTGATGGGGTTGATGTTATTTCGTTAAGTGTTGGAGGCGTTGTAGTGCCTTATTATTTAGATGCCATTGCAATAGGGTCTTTTGGAGCAGTGGATCGTGGGGTTTTTGTATCAGCCAGTGCTGGGAACGGTGGACCTGGAGGTTTAACTGTTACTAATGTAGCTCCATGGGTAACTACTGTTGGTGCTGGGACGATTGATAGGGATTTTCCGGCTGATGTTAAGCTTGGAAACGGGAAAGTGATTTCTGGTGTAAGTCTTTATGGTGGGCCAGGTCTGGCTCCAGGGAAGATGTATCCAGTGGTTTATGCTGGGAGTAGTGGAGGTGGAGACGAGTATTCTAGCTCATTGTGTATAGAGGGTTCTTTAGATCCCAAGTTGGTTGAAGGGAAAATTGTGGTGTGTGATAGAGGGATTAATTCAAGGGCTGCTAAAGGTGAGGTTGTGAAGAAATCTGGAGGGGTTGGGATGATTTTGGCAAATGGGGTTTTCGATGGTGAAGGTTTAGTCGCTGATTGTCATGTTTTGCCTGCTACTGCTGTTGGTGCTTCTGGTGGTGATGAAATTAGGAGGTACATGTCGGCGGCTTCTAAATCAAAGTCATCACCACCTACTGCTACTATTGTTTTTAGAGGGACTAGAGTTAATGTTCGGCCAGCGCCAGTGGTGGCCTCATTTTCAGCTAGAGGGCCAAATCCCGAGTCCCCTGAAATTTTGAAGCCTGATGTTATTGCTCCTGGTTTGAACATACTTGCTGCTTGGCCTGATAAAGTCGGACCCTCTGGGATTCCGTCTGACCAGCGAAAAATTGAGTTTAACATTCTTTCAGGCACATCAATGGCTTGTCCACATGTTTCCGGATTAGCCGCTTTGTTAAAGGCAGCTCACCCTGAATGGAGTTCGGCAGCAATAAGGTCGGCATTGATGACAACTGCGTATACTGTTGATAATCGAGGCGAAGAAATGATTGACGAGTCCACTGGAAATGTTTCTACTGTGTTAGATTTCGGTGCTGGTCATGTTCACCCGCAAAAGGCCATGAATCCTGGGTTGATCTATgatatttcatcatttgattatATGGATTTCCTTTGTAATTCAAATTATACACTTACCAACATTCAAGTGGTCACtaggaggaatgcagattgcaGTGGAGCCAAAAGGGCAGGCCACGCAGGGAACTTGAATTACCCTTCATTAACTGTTGTGTTCCAACAATATGGCAAGCATCAGATGTCCACACATTTTATTAGGACAGTGACTAATGTCGGGGATCCAAATTCCGTGTACAAAGTTACAATTAGGCCACCTAGTGGGACTTCGGTCACCGTACAGCCGGAGAAGCTTGTGTTTAGGAGGGTGGGGCAGAAATTGAACTTCCTTGTTAGAGTGGAAACCACAGCAGTGAAGCTCGCACCTGGGGCCTCGAGCATGAAGAGTGGTTCAATAATCTGGGCAGATGGAAAGCACACTGTCACTAGTCCCGTAGTTGTGACCATGCAGCAACCTCTTTAA